One Nitrosopumilus piranensis genomic region harbors:
- a CDS encoding RlmE family RNA methyltransferase: MKLLDARKDHYRKLAHEQGFRSRAAYKLKELNQSYRLIGPGFYVLDLGCAPGGWTQMAVKLAGNQGKVMGIDLSYVEEIPGAHILRGDIEDENMVDEIMSYFGRKVNAVICDLSPKVSGNWSVDHAKQISLNYDCTKIMDKVLAHKGNAVFKVFDGEYSMEFRDYIKKKFARINLTKPKASRKQSSELYYVCLGFTG, translated from the coding sequence ATGAAGTTATTAGATGCTAGAAAAGATCACTATCGAAAATTAGCACATGAGCAAGGTTTTCGAAGTAGAGCTGCATACAAACTCAAAGAACTAAATCAATCTTACCGGCTTATTGGTCCTGGATTCTATGTTCTTGATCTTGGTTGTGCTCCTGGTGGTTGGACACAAATGGCTGTCAAATTAGCAGGAAATCAGGGTAAAGTCATGGGTATTGATTTGTCATATGTTGAAGAAATTCCTGGTGCTCATATTCTTAGAGGTGATATTGAAGATGAGAATATGGTTGATGAGATAATGTCTTATTTTGGACGTAAAGTTAACGCTGTAATTTGTGATCTTTCTCCAAAAGTGAGTGGAAATTGGTCAGTGGATCATGCCAAGCAAATATCTTTGAATTATGATTGCACAAAAATTATGGATAAAGTATTGGCACATAAAGGCAATGCTGTTTTCAAAGTTTTTGATGGGGAATATTCTATGGAATTTAGAGATTACATAAAGAAAAAATTTGCACGCATCAACCTTACAAAACCGAAGGCAAGTAGAAAACAAAGTAGTGAGTTATACTATGTATGTTTAGGCTTTACTGGATAG
- a CDS encoding helix-turn-helix transcriptional regulator — protein sequence MAKKKDELVDEAKKIKAEIDALKKKKDVLDSTLKKTKSKPAKTKKADAKPAKTKKADAKPAKTKKADAKPAKTKKADAKPAKTKKADAKPAKTKKADAKPAKTKKADAKPAKTKKADAKPPKEKKLTKKEIEEAKKEAEKTLEEELEEQLSDEEIENFQIEKVDMERLTNKVCDILAERESEGMFQSELWKKLKLTSRDGSRLALKLERMGTITREKILEKNRWTYKLILKKTPISTQSIENAPCLVCPVEQKCSLEGEISPRNCQFIEDWVIAEMKKPAKAK from the coding sequence ATGGCAAAGAAAAAAGATGAACTAGTTGATGAAGCAAAGAAAATCAAAGCTGAGATTGATGCTCTTAAAAAGAAAAAAGATGTTCTAGATTCTACTTTAAAAAAGACTAAATCAAAACCTGCAAAGACAAAGAAAGCCGATGCAAAACCTGCAAAGACAAAGAAAGCCGATGCAAAACCTGCAAAGACAAAGAAAGCCGATGCAAAACCTGCAAAGACAAAGAAAGCCGATGCAAAACCTGCAAAGACAAAGAAAGCCGATGCAAAACCTGCAAAGACAAAGAAAGCCGATGCAAAACCTGCAAAGACAAAGAAAGCCGATGCAAAACCTGCAAAGACAAAGAAAGCCGATGCAAAACCTCCAAAAGAAAAAAAATTAACTAAAAAAGAAATTGAAGAAGCAAAAAAAGAAGCTGAAAAAACACTTGAAGAAGAACTAGAAGAACAATTATCTGATGAAGAAATTGAAAATTTCCAAATTGAAAAAGTTGACATGGAAAGACTCACAAACAAAGTTTGTGATATTTTAGCTGAACGTGAATCAGAAGGGATGTTTCAAAGTGAATTGTGGAAGAAGCTTAAACTTACAAGTCGTGATGGCTCTCGTTTAGCATTAAAACTTGAAAGAATGGGTACAATTACTAGAGAAAAGATTCTTGAAAAAAATCGATGGACTTACAAATTAATTCTAAAAAAGACACCAATTAGTACTCAATCTATTGAAAATGCTCCCTGTTTGGTTTGTCCCGTTGAGCAGAAATGTTCTCTTGAAGGTGAAATCAGTCCTAGAAATTGTCAGTTCATTGAAGATTGGGTAATTGCTGAAATGAAAAAACCTGCGAAGGCCAAATGA
- a CDS encoding AAA family ATPase, which translates to MRLRKFRVRAYRCIHDSGEITVGDLAAFVGRNESGKTTILQALTLLNRDEEISELDLCDEMSEELKDEIRLAEGEFELNQHEIEMLKEKFPGLPEIKKLRLFRTNRSPKVQYEFDDIELGEEESKGLNSWENFSKQIIEFLDTIPNHLRIQIDTSFFEGGVPNNQESFDRGMAEFSNQFHVIAIQEPKVIEEWEKIYESPENQFSNLLSGKSEKTALQNFIESELHPRFVYFSDYKKIYGNINLNEYLREEKGERADSIEYVEEFDKAETVRNLFYLAELDMNELEEVKESPSKCIKLLNTASNRLTSKLNPAWKGDPIHVDLRYNPGNIMSVVISDVHRDGTVTNTGLLNRRAEGFKWTFSFIVNFAAETQRAELKEAILLLDEPARNLHPTQQMGISDLLKNLAGSNQVLYATHSPFMIFDYTPGNLLVVELDKRKHLSRIFYDYWNADDKTLTPILYGLSRGQVESIVDREIGTNSRPVIIVETISDSMYLNAFDKFLQDPNISMNPLNVVAAYNKNSVLPLAIFYRNHGYRTFILLDNTEESKQISAQLVSNEFSPIQTIFFELEGKKLESIEDYIVLEDYLHPVNQTYEIKLRREGFSNLTPDDVLSKDGKGNLEKLRKIWQEHNDDDWGKFNNEEITRYICEKIALEETSFLSDKTKDQFRSLYRLIAERIRQYQNVNTKSDLDKFQKAKA; encoded by the coding sequence ATGCGACTTAGAAAATTCAGAGTTAGGGCATATCGTTGCATTCATGATTCTGGTGAAATAACAGTTGGCGATTTAGCAGCATTTGTGGGAAGAAATGAAAGTGGAAAAACGACCATACTTCAAGCACTAACTCTTTTGAATAGAGATGAAGAGATTTCAGAACTAGATCTTTGTGACGAAATGAGTGAAGAACTCAAAGACGAGATTAGACTAGCTGAAGGGGAATTTGAATTAAATCAGCATGAAATTGAAATGCTAAAAGAAAAATTTCCAGGCCTGCCAGAAATAAAAAAGCTTAGATTATTTAGGACAAACAGAAGCCCCAAAGTCCAATATGAGTTTGATGACATTGAACTTGGAGAAGAAGAAAGTAAGGGACTTAATTCCTGGGAGAATTTCTCAAAACAAATAATAGAATTCTTAGATACAATTCCAAATCACCTTAGAATTCAAATTGACACATCATTTTTTGAGGGAGGTGTTCCAAATAATCAAGAATCATTTGACAGAGGAATGGCAGAATTTAGCAATCAATTTCATGTCATTGCAATTCAAGAACCTAAAGTAATTGAAGAGTGGGAAAAAATTTATGAGAGTCCAGAAAATCAGTTTTCAAATTTACTAAGTGGAAAAAGTGAGAAAACAGCTCTACAAAACTTTATTGAATCAGAACTGCATCCAAGGTTTGTTTATTTTTCAGATTATAAAAAAATCTATGGCAACATAAATCTCAACGAATATCTTAGAGAAGAGAAAGGGGAGAGAGCAGATTCTATTGAATATGTAGAAGAATTTGACAAGGCAGAGACGGTAAGAAATCTCTTCTACCTAGCAGAACTAGACATGAATGAATTAGAAGAGGTCAAAGAGAGTCCATCAAAGTGTATCAAACTACTCAATACTGCAAGTAATAGATTAACAAGTAAACTAAATCCTGCATGGAAAGGAGACCCAATCCATGTAGACTTGAGATACAACCCAGGAAACATCATGAGTGTTGTAATCTCAGATGTTCACAGGGATGGGACAGTAACTAACACAGGATTACTAAATAGACGAGCTGAAGGTTTCAAATGGACATTTTCTTTTATTGTAAACTTTGCAGCTGAAACACAACGAGCAGAATTAAAAGAAGCAATTTTACTTTTAGATGAACCCGCAAGAAACCTTCATCCAACTCAACAAATGGGAATTTCAGATTTGTTAAAAAATTTGGCAGGTTCCAACCAAGTTTTGTATGCAACACATTCACCATTTATGATCTTTGATTACACACCAGGAAATTTACTTGTAGTAGAGTTAGATAAACGAAAGCATCTAAGTAGAATATTTTATGATTATTGGAATGCAGATGACAAAACGCTGACTCCTATTTTGTATGGGTTATCAAGAGGACAAGTAGAATCTATCGTAGATAGAGAAATAGGAACAAATTCCAGACCAGTCATCATTGTAGAGACGATATCAGATTCAATGTATCTAAATGCATTTGACAAATTCTTACAAGATCCAAATATCTCAATGAATCCACTCAATGTAGTTGCAGCATACAACAAAAACTCGGTTCTACCTCTAGCAATTTTTTATAGAAACCATGGATACAGGACCTTTATTCTATTAGATAACACTGAAGAATCAAAACAAATTTCAGCCCAACTAGTTTCAAATGAATTTTCACCTATTCAGACTATTTTCTTTGAATTGGAAGGCAAAAAGCTTGAATCAATTGAAGACTATATTGTACTTGAAGATTATTTGCATCCAGTTAATCAGACATACGAGATTAAATTGAGACGAGAGGGATTCTCAAATCTTACCCCGGATGATGTTCTATCAAAAGATGGTAAAGGTAATTTGGAAAAATTAAGAAAGATTTGGCAGGAACATAATGATGATGATTGGGGCAAATTTAACAATGAAGAGATTACCAGATACATTTGTGAAAAAATTGCACTGGAGGAAACAAGTTTTCTCTCAGATAAAACAAAAGATCAATTTAGATCATTGTATAGACTAATTGCAGAACGAATTAGACAATACCAGAATGTCAATACAAAGTCAGATTTAGATAAGTTTCAAAAGGCCAAAGCTTAA
- a CDS encoding biofilm-associated protein, translating to MNTSSMRGILLSVILLFSITLILVPSNTFAEEINAKSIGLEETVIIEFTNDSDTEINTFRIWLGADFNFKSFKTEKGWIGEKTPQGVIIFTSPESIKKGESVKFGVKTDNKNPGINWKAIDIKSKEQGMGKVLPKELPEVIKNTEIKPDKKSVDIGILSDSIFRIVPEKPNMGSTIRVTGDNFGASQEFDFYIDNSKIGSFETDENGHFMTTMKIPDNQNADRVDFKIKDSKGEEKKISLRIGEIENRIPETENVKLTIKGIPNIIHRGDLLDISGTGAPKSAITAEIKTEDGDIINSRTAEVDAKGNWKLAEPIAIPLDTPFGKYNAVITDGRESILKSWTVESNKKIIITPYNLKFQPGELLKFNGTAVPNKPIEIILEDPQGKELFSDIIQLDESGFVEFEYQTEQSSIKGTYTLIATQDKDIEFIFAGLGQLPAIPVNLEFDRLNYSAGDTAVISLTGVASEIVSLLIIDPSDKPKGETISITLQADGTAKYELDLSGYASGVYTAVASKGSAQSTEIFTVGLQTGSGEIQINTTKLKYTPGDSVLILGDTAKNVLLTITMTDPDGNIVKEKETFSDKNGKISEGSFRIPSDGKSGMWTITAKSGSNFDTIEIEVLSTIVEGMQIIVEEGAEIPGYGNTLQIKVVGVQQTVEISIVNADGQVIESLSFQASSQGEINQPWIIPKDTEPGTYTIKVSDAFTSGETTFEIK from the coding sequence ATGAATACATCCTCTATGAGAGGAATTCTCCTTTCAGTTATACTATTATTTTCAATAACACTAATTTTAGTTCCATCAAATACATTCGCTGAAGAGATTAATGCAAAGAGTATTGGACTAGAGGAAACAGTAATCATAGAATTTACAAATGATTCAGATACAGAAATCAATACTTTTAGAATTTGGCTTGGTGCAGATTTTAATTTTAAATCTTTTAAAACAGAAAAAGGATGGATAGGTGAAAAAACGCCTCAAGGAGTAATTATTTTTACATCTCCTGAATCAATTAAAAAAGGAGAATCAGTAAAGTTTGGTGTAAAGACAGATAACAAAAATCCTGGAATTAATTGGAAGGCAATCGACATTAAAAGTAAAGAACAGGGCATGGGAAAAGTATTACCAAAAGAATTGCCCGAAGTTATAAAGAATACAGAAATTAAACCAGATAAAAAATCTGTAGATATAGGAATTCTTTCTGATTCTATTTTTAGAATAGTTCCAGAAAAACCCAACATGGGTTCAACTATAAGAGTAACTGGAGATAATTTTGGGGCATCACAAGAATTTGATTTTTACATAGATAATTCAAAAATCGGTAGTTTTGAAACTGATGAAAACGGTCACTTTATGACAACAATGAAAATTCCTGATAATCAGAATGCAGACAGAGTAGATTTTAAAATAAAAGATAGTAAAGGAGAAGAGAAGAAAATTAGTCTAAGAATTGGAGAAATTGAAAACCGAATTCCAGAGACAGAAAATGTTAAACTCACAATCAAAGGAATTCCAAATATAATACATAGAGGGGACTTGTTAGATATTTCAGGTACAGGGGCACCAAAGAGTGCAATCACTGCAGAGATTAAAACAGAAGATGGAGATATTATCAACTCAAGAACAGCAGAAGTAGATGCTAAAGGAAATTGGAAATTAGCAGAACCAATAGCTATTCCACTAGACACACCATTTGGTAAATATAATGCAGTTATTACTGATGGAAGAGAAAGTATTCTAAAATCTTGGACAGTTGAATCAAATAAAAAAATAATAATTACTCCTTATAACTTGAAATTTCAACCGGGGGAGTTACTAAAGTTTAATGGAACTGCAGTACCCAACAAACCAATTGAAATTATTTTGGAGGATCCTCAAGGAAAAGAATTATTTTCAGACATCATTCAGTTAGATGAATCAGGTTTTGTTGAATTTGAATATCAAACAGAACAATCATCTATTAAAGGCACTTATACTCTAATTGCCACTCAGGATAAAGATATAGAATTTATTTTTGCAGGATTAGGTCAACTGCCCGCAATTCCAGTTAATTTAGAATTTGATAGACTAAATTATAGTGCTGGAGATACTGCAGTAATTTCACTTACGGGGGTAGCATCTGAAATTGTTAGTTTGTTGATTATCGATCCATCGGATAAACCAAAAGGTGAAACAATTTCCATTACTTTACAAGCAGATGGGACTGCAAAATATGAACTAGATTTATCAGGATATGCATCAGGAGTGTATACCGCTGTAGCTAGTAAAGGTAGTGCACAAAGTACCGAGATTTTTACTGTAGGATTACAAACTGGTTCAGGAGAGATTCAGATAAACACCACAAAATTGAAGTATACACCAGGAGATTCTGTTTTAATTTTAGGAGACACAGCAAAAAATGTTCTACTTACAATAACAATGACAGATCCTGATGGAAATATAGTAAAAGAAAAAGAAACTTTTTCGGATAAAAATGGAAAAATTTCTGAAGGTTCATTTAGAATTCCATCAGATGGAAAAAGTGGAATGTGGACAATTACTGCAAAAAGTGGTTCAAATTTTGACACTATAGAAATTGAAGTATTATCGACAATAGTTGAAGGTATGCAGATTATCGTTGAAGAGGGTGCTGAGATCCCAGGATATGGAAATACACTTCAAATAAAGGTTGTTGGAGTTCAGCAGACAGTAGAGATAAGTATTGTGAATGCAGATGGACAGGTTATTGAATCGTTATCATTTCAGGCATCATCTCAAGGCGAGATAAACCAACCATGGATCATTCCAAAAGATACTGAGCCAGGAACATATACAATTAAAGTATCTGACGCATTCACTTCAGGTGAAACTACATTTGAGATAAAATAA
- a CDS encoding adenine phosphoribosyltransferase: MNLKDKIAEYPNFPKKGILFRDFSPILKDPSAMTVIADEFTKHFHPKNIDLFAGIESRGFILACILAARYNKGMVMIRKAGKLPGKTTKTSYTIEYGKDTIEIQKDIIKEGQRILICDDLLATGGTAKASAKLIEKVGGKIVGFAFIIELTELNGMKGISKYDCKSLVKY; encoded by the coding sequence ATGAACTTAAAAGACAAAATAGCAGAGTATCCAAATTTTCCTAAAAAAGGGATTTTATTTAGAGATTTTAGCCCAATTTTAAAAGATCCATCTGCAATGACAGTAATTGCTGATGAATTTACAAAGCATTTTCATCCAAAAAACATTGATCTTTTTGCAGGTATTGAATCAAGAGGATTTATTCTTGCGTGTATTCTAGCTGCAAGATACAACAAAGGAATGGTAATGATCAGAAAGGCAGGGAAACTGCCTGGAAAAACCACAAAAACTTCATACACAATAGAATATGGAAAAGACACAATAGAGATTCAAAAAGACATCATCAAAGAAGGACAAAGAATACTCATTTGTGATGACCTGCTTGCAACAGGAGGAACCGCCAAAGCATCTGCAAAATTAATTGAGAAAGTAGGTGGTAAAATAGTAGGTTTTGCATTCATTATAGAACTGACAGAGCTTAATGGTATGAAAGGAATAAGCAAGTATGATTGTAAATCATTGGTGAAGTATTAA
- a CDS encoding S-methyl-5'-thioadenosine phosphorylase, protein MEKDVEIGIFGGTGIYDSGLLENTQEIDIDTPYGKPSDTITVGTFKGRKIAFLPRHGKKHTIPPHRINFRANIWAFKELGVTRIIAPSAVGSLKEELEPGHFVLPSQFLDFTKSRDGSFSEDGRVIHISVADPFCPELHSSITKVTDNQNIKIHKDCTYVCIEGPRFSTKAESKFYRTTGADIIGMTLVPECQLAREAQICYASISTVTDYDVWAEKPVTAKDVLETLSKNVEGTKKILTELIEKIPKTRSCSCAKALEEAEF, encoded by the coding sequence ATGGAAAAAGATGTGGAAATAGGGATTTTTGGAGGTACTGGAATTTATGATTCAGGACTATTAGAAAACACACAAGAAATAGATATCGACACACCATACGGGAAGCCATCAGATACAATTACAGTAGGAACTTTCAAAGGACGAAAAATTGCTTTTCTTCCAAGACATGGGAAAAAACATACAATTCCACCACACAGAATTAATTTTAGAGCAAACATTTGGGCATTCAAAGAACTTGGAGTTACAAGAATAATTGCACCTTCAGCAGTTGGGAGTTTAAAAGAAGAGTTAGAGCCGGGACATTTTGTATTGCCATCACAATTTCTAGACTTTACAAAATCAAGAGATGGTTCATTTTCTGAAGATGGCAGGGTTATTCACATTTCAGTGGCAGATCCATTTTGTCCAGAGTTACATTCATCAATCACTAAAGTTACAGATAATCAAAATATCAAAATTCACAAAGATTGTACATACGTCTGTATTGAAGGCCCAAGATTTTCTACAAAAGCTGAATCAAAGTTCTATAGGACAACTGGTGCAGACATTATTGGAATGACTCTAGTTCCAGAATGTCAATTGGCAAGAGAAGCACAGATTTGTTATGCATCAATCTCAACAGTAACTGATTATGATGTTTGGGCAGAAAAGCCTGTTACTGCAAAAGATGTATTAGAAACACTGTCAAAAAATGTTGAAGGAACAAAAAAAATACTAACAGAGTTAATTGAAAAGATTCCTAAAACTAGAAGTTGTTCTTGTGCAAAAGCACTAGAAGAAGCAGAATTCTAG
- a CDS encoding Hsp20/alpha crystallin family protein, with protein sequence MASYKGAYSNEQSLNFVIPIIVILFLGIIYIMTQRADSGFVSFFLIGAAALTMFYWVRVLKKMTKDQKPLYTQSREQEQKNWVYDLIKGEGEFVFVAEVPGPEDKIAVRLVDGMLYIRGTAGFSKEVPIEGANNMQIFDFKYRNGVLTLRIK encoded by the coding sequence TTGGCAAGTTATAAGGGCGCATATTCAAATGAGCAATCACTGAATTTTGTAATACCAATTATTGTAATATTATTTTTAGGAATAATCTACATTATGACCCAAAGAGCAGATTCAGGTTTTGTTAGTTTCTTCTTAATTGGGGCAGCAGCACTTACAATGTTTTACTGGGTTAGAGTTTTGAAAAAGATGACAAAAGACCAAAAGCCACTTTATACACAATCAAGAGAGCAAGAACAGAAAAACTGGGTATATGACCTTATCAAAGGCGAGGGAGAGTTTGTTTTTGTTGCTGAAGTTCCAGGTCCTGAAGACAAGATTGCAGTAAGGCTAGTTGATGGAATGCTATACATCAGAGGAACTGCAGGGTTTTCAAAAGAAGTTCCAATAGAAGGAGCAAACAATATGCAAATATTTGATTTCAAATACAGAAACGGTGTGTTAACACTTAGAATAAAATAG
- a CDS encoding DNA topoisomerase IV subunit A — MKTNKEKAKEISKKAKEKQKSVLESLKNHGAKIYEDLENGQFPKFSIPSRSVSNIVYDKKLRQYILGNSNALRSAKNSAQLRSFTQLMWLAFFANRLTQEKKSSTLRDVYYSSQAFAIEFEDQSESDNIIVDLEAVTSRPREDFHIFPEERSSIFGDLNIEYTIPGYEGKKMNLSNHPDGYSIGPSLTTAELVDTSAEIVIAIEKGGLFTRFVEEQIDKKFKSIIINTGGQAPRSTRTLLKRLHDELGLPVIILTDGDVYGEHIAMVIKSGSANAAHLRELTVPDAKWVGVWATDIEKYKLPTIPMTESDIKRCYDLQKDPRYESGIWKKELEVFLRLKRKAELEAFAKYGLTNITDKYLPQKLELAKSL; from the coding sequence TTGAAAACAAATAAGGAAAAAGCAAAAGAAATTAGCAAAAAGGCAAAGGAAAAGCAAAAAAGTGTTCTTGAATCCCTTAAAAACCATGGAGCAAAAATCTATGAGGATTTAGAAAATGGCCAATTCCCAAAATTCTCAATTCCAAGCAGATCTGTAAGTAATATTGTTTATGACAAAAAACTAAGGCAGTACATTCTAGGAAACTCTAATGCCTTGAGAAGTGCTAAAAATTCTGCCCAACTACGCTCCTTTACACAATTGATGTGGCTTGCATTCTTTGCAAATCGTTTAACACAAGAAAAAAAATCATCCACCTTGAGAGATGTGTATTACTCTTCGCAAGCCTTTGCAATAGAGTTTGAAGATCAATCAGAATCTGATAACATTATTGTAGATTTAGAGGCAGTAACATCCAGGCCAAGAGAAGATTTCCATATTTTTCCAGAAGAGCGAAGCTCAATTTTCGGTGATCTGAATATTGAATATACAATTCCAGGCTATGAAGGCAAAAAAATGAATTTGTCAAACCATCCAGATGGTTATTCTATTGGACCTAGTTTGACTACTGCTGAACTAGTTGATACTAGTGCTGAAATTGTAATTGCAATTGAGAAAGGCGGTCTTTTTACAAGATTTGTTGAAGAACAAATTGATAAAAAATTCAAGTCTATCATCATAAACACTGGTGGGCAAGCTCCACGTTCTACTCGAACCTTACTAAAACGTCTACATGATGAATTGGGATTACCTGTAATCATTTTGACTGATGGTGATGTGTATGGAGAACATATTGCAATGGTAATAAAATCTGGTTCTGCAAATGCTGCACATCTAAGAGAATTAACAGTACCTGATGCAAAATGGGTAGGGGTTTGGGCTACTGATATTGAAAAATACAAACTACCAACAATTCCAATGACTGAATCAGATATTAAGAGATGTTATGATCTTCAAAAAGATCCAAGATATGAATCGGGAATTTGGAAAAAGGAATTAGAAGTATTTTTGAGATTAAAAAGAAAAGCAGAACTTGAGGCATTTGCAAAATATGGTCTTACTAATATTACTGATAAATATCTGCCACAGAAATTAGAATTAGCAAAAAGTCTTTAG
- a CDS encoding DNA topoisomerase VI subunit B: MSSIKEKFNQISPSEFFYSNRDLAGFSNPTRSLYTAVREFVENALDACDQKGVLPDVHLTIKAVEPDKPDPKPYILTVKDNGPGVDAKHIPLAFGTVLYGSKFGLKQARGMFGLGATMAILYGQITTNKPVVVKSSTDAKIQNQFEILLDIQKNKPVIVKHTTKEISKKGLSVSICLEGDYSKAGNKIRDYVYETSLITPYATITFDDPKGQKFHHPRFVKEIPPPPTIIRPHPHGIDVERIRRMIVESQFEIPTIDDTMIEKVRKDLGLSKQNLSFSAIMAKAKKKWKNLSRQVRVVIALMSFLKMDFEKLSKIRIEDLDVPNKKLYYWDFGDSQSKTVEMDPESQYYKQLTNTVQGEPLTTFLTKRFQRIGPTTAVKFAEFAGFKPEKRMGTLTNQELVNLSDSLQKFDDFMAPDSSCLAPLGEGPLEKGIQKFFNPDFVAVVQRPASAYSGFPFIVEMGIAYGGDIKTGGPHVYRYANRIPLLYDEGSDVVLKVVNDTDWGRYKVKGDPPFIIVSHICSTRIPYKTAGKENVADRQEIERELRLGLQFLSRKLAAFMSKRGQAEMAKKRANLYAKYIPMIAEFCTELAGKKKQPNYKKILDELEPAETKQTETKTLEEEKPIENK, encoded by the coding sequence ATGTCTTCTATTAAAGAAAAATTCAATCAAATCTCTCCTAGTGAGTTTTTCTATAGTAATCGTGACTTGGCAGGATTTAGTAATCCTACACGTTCATTATATACTGCTGTTAGAGAGTTTGTCGAAAATGCTTTGGATGCATGTGATCAAAAAGGAGTTTTGCCTGATGTTCACCTGACAATTAAGGCAGTTGAACCTGATAAGCCCGACCCCAAACCGTATATTTTGACTGTAAAAGATAATGGACCAGGCGTTGACGCAAAACACATCCCACTTGCATTTGGAACTGTTCTTTATGGTTCAAAATTTGGATTAAAACAAGCAAGGGGTATGTTTGGTTTGGGTGCAACAATGGCAATCCTATATGGCCAAATTACAACCAACAAACCTGTAGTGGTAAAAAGCTCAACAGATGCAAAAATTCAGAATCAGTTTGAAATCCTATTGGATATTCAAAAAAACAAACCAGTTATTGTAAAACACACTACAAAGGAAATTTCAAAAAAAGGCCTTTCTGTTAGTATTTGTTTAGAAGGTGACTATTCTAAGGCAGGAAACAAAATCCGAGATTATGTTTATGAAACATCTCTGATTACACCTTATGCAACAATAACATTTGATGATCCAAAGGGACAAAAGTTCCACCATCCACGATTTGTAAAAGAAATACCACCTCCACCAACAATTATTCGACCACATCCACATGGAATTGATGTTGAAAGAATTAGAAGAATGATAGTTGAATCTCAATTTGAAATACCAACAATTGATGACACAATGATTGAAAAAGTTAGAAAAGACTTGGGATTATCAAAACAAAATCTTAGCTTCTCTGCTATTATGGCAAAAGCAAAAAAGAAATGGAAAAATCTTTCTCGTCAAGTTCGTGTTGTGATAGCTTTGATGTCATTTCTTAAAATGGATTTTGAGAAACTAAGTAAAATTAGAATTGAAGATCTTGATGTACCTAACAAAAAATTGTATTATTGGGATTTTGGAGATTCTCAATCAAAAACAGTTGAAATGGATCCTGAAAGCCAATACTATAAGCAATTAACCAATACAGTTCAAGGAGAACCTCTCACCACTTTTCTGACAAAAAGATTTCAGCGTATAGGACCTACTACTGCAGTAAAATTTGCAGAGTTTGCAGGATTCAAGCCTGAAAAACGTATGGGAACGCTAACAAATCAAGAACTAGTAAACCTTAGTGATTCTCTTCAAAAGTTCGATGACTTTATGGCACCTGATTCAAGCTGTTTGGCTCCATTGGGAGAAGGACCTCTTGAAAAAGGAATTCAGAAATTCTTCAATCCTGATTTTGTTGCCGTAGTCCAGCGTCCAGCATCAGCCTATTCTGGATTTCCATTCATAGTTGAGATGGGAATTGCATATGGTGGCGATATTAAAACAGGTGGCCCTCATGTGTATAGATACGCAAACAGAATACCACTACTTTATGATGAGGGTAGTGATGTAGTACTAAAAGTTGTAAATGATACAGATTGGGGACGATACAAAGTAAAAGGTGATCCACCATTTATCATAGTATCTCATATTTGCTCCACTAGAATTCCTTACAAGACTGCAGGAAAAGAAAATGTCGCTGATAGACAAGAGATTGAACGTGAATTGAGATTGGGATTGCAATTCCTATCAAGAAAGTTGGCAGCATTCATGTCAAAAAGAGGACAAGCTGAAATGGCAAAAAAGCGAGCAAATCTTTATGCAAAATACATTCCAATGATCGCAGAGTTTTGCACAGAGCTTGCAGGAAAGAAAAAACAACCCAATTATAAGAAAATTTTAGATGAACTAGAACCTGCTGAAACTAAACAAACAGAAACTAAAACACTAGAGGAGGAAAAACCAATTGAAAACAAATAA